The following nucleotide sequence is from Hevea brasiliensis isolate MT/VB/25A 57/8 chromosome 7, ASM3005281v1, whole genome shotgun sequence.
TCTGGAAACGTAACTGCTCACTCCCCAGCTAAAAATTCTGttgttgatgattttttttaTGTAACCCAAAGGCTCAAGTAGCCATTGTATTATCTCTTTGGCCATTTTAGGCTCTTCAATGAAGTTCtacttggaaaaaaaaaaatacaccaAATATGTAGGATTCGCTATATGTAGGCTTTTCCCCTAGCAAACATTCAACCCATGTAACATTGGGCCAAAAGCTCATgagaaatatgaaaaaaaaaaaaaaaagcctcaaTTTTGTCatgaattttttattatatttaaataaaattatttttaagtttttttatttaattaataattttctgTTCAAGTACAAATAGATCTAAtttttgacaaaaaaaattaaattatattcataatgtttaataaaatatattattttgttatttaaaatagaaaaattatgattttaatatatatgtatgaaatgttatttaaaaaattgaGACATATATTTAAAGACACgaaaatttaaattatagtgTGAAATTTTTACAATAATGTAAAGTTTTTTTTAACACGAATgtcaaatattattattattattattattattattattattattattattattattattattattattattattattattattataaacatgTTTCGAATAAGTGCTAGGAGAAAACAATTGAAACTCGAAAGAGATGGTGAGCTCAGGTGTAGGTAAATGAATTAATAAGGAGCATGAAAACCTTAATGGTATATTGAAATACTAACatttaaaataaagtaatttgattttaattttagtataaattattaataaattgtaGATTTTAAATAacactattttatttattaaatttttttttagaattaatttgaaataatatcattttataaattaatttatatttataatcaaATAATATCCTATAAAAAAATTCTTTATATTTATAAGCCAAATATATATTCTTCACTTTGATCAATTgaataaaatatatgtttttattaaattaaatatttaaatatttattgtttATATTATGGAGACAACGCATgagtaaataaaatattaaatatatttactatttagtAGAGAGGGTTGGGTATTGTTTAATTTTGTTAAATaagaattattaaaaaataattttataaaattaattatttttttttacatttataattttaaattttagttttaaaaaaaataattattaataattatcagatACAGTAATACAATATATTGTGCAGGACAATTCAAATTTTATCTTCGAAAAAAACATTATCGAGAGAATCTCGAAACTTCAAAAGAAATAAGTTTTTATAAACTATATAAAGAATATTTTaatgttttgaaaaaaaaaataattaattaattaattaaagtaagcAGAAGACGTGAGTGGTTTGTATTGTCTTTATCTGAGAGTCACTATATGTGTTAATTAGAGCGGGACAGAGTGAGAGTGGTTTGTAAAGTGGAGGCCAGCCATTATTCATTAGTCAAGATCTTATCATAGATTTAAAAGGACACCTCACATATAGGGTTTGGCTATATGTAGACTTTTCCCCACTTTATCAATATTCCTGTAGTTTACGGACTATTGTCTGCATCGTGTGGTCTGGCTTTAAATATGtgggtattatattttaaaaaaaaaaatttatttattaaagtttgattttttttaaaagtatCATCGATAGAGCTAACCATTGAAAGAATTAATTTTCTACAATCCACGGATATAAATGATatctttttataattaatatatatatatatatatatatatatatatatatatatatatatatatatatatatatatatatggcactGGTATATGTCCATACAAAATGGGCAACAAGTTTCTGGCTATATATACCAAGTAGCTCAGCAGAAAATTTCCGAGCTAGCCTATAGCAATCTGCGCAATCTCCTTCCGTTGCAATAACAAGAATCTGGTATGGAGAGGTACTTGACTAGTTATTATCTGTTTCCGTTTGATTAATTACGATTTGTGTATATTATATACAGCTAACTATATTAGTTTCACTAGTGAATTCAGGGGAACTACTAATCAACCGCTGATTGGACGCGACGACTCGTTGAAAAAACAAGAACTTGAAAATATTAAACAGGTTCGATTAAGCGCACTGGATGACCTTGTTAGCGTGAACTCCCTCTTCACAATAGCCATCTTCTTGGGCTTATCCTTTGCATCTCCCAACCAACAGAGCCTTGATAATCGACCCGAATGTTCACCAGGCGTCAAGATGGAAAAGAGGCTCGTTGTGTATGAAGTTGTATCATTCGCTTGCTTCCTCTTTTCTAGCCTGGTAGCCAAATCACTCAAGCTTTATCTTAGTGTCCATAGCACTGAAGATGATCTGAACATTTTAAATTATCATGTAATAAAGCCAAGAAGAGGTTTTATGAGCCTGTTATCGGTGTTGGCATCGGCAGTTGGGGTGGTGTTTTTGACGCTTTCAATGGTTGATGTTGTTCAGATAAAAATTGGGAAGATGTCGTGTGGGATTGGTGAGACTCAGGCAGCCGTAATATCACTGTGCACCATTGTGGCTCTCGCTCTCATCATTTATTTACCTTCAACTGTGATGACTATTATAAGCATAACGTTTGTTAGTAAGTAGATTGGACATTGTTCTATGTTTGTTTAAGGTCGAAATCCTAGCAGTAGCAGAGGGTTTCTTCACTCTTTATATTGAATAAGAAATAAGAATGTTGTGTTCTGTTATGTTGACATCTGTTTACTGTCAAAGAAAAGTGCTGCGTTGTATTAAAGTAATATTAAGTTTTGGGGTTAAAAAAAagcacattaaaaaaaaaattaaatgctgttaaaaaaaagaattttgcaaaaattgttttgttgttttaataaattttttcagCTAATGTatcaaattcaattttaattaatttttaatatatataagtaAATAAAAATGTTGTgtgcttattttttttttttctaaaaatttaacTTCTTGTACATATATGTCAATCAAACATAAGTCGGTGATAGAAAAAGAAATTGGATTCTCAATTACGAGAATTTTTGGTTTAAACTTAATTGGATatgaatttaatatata
It contains:
- the LOC110666163 gene encoding uncharacterized protein LOC110666163 isoform X1, which gives rise to MESFTSEFRGTTNQPLIGRDDSLKKQELENIKQVRLSALDDLVSVNSLFTIAIFLGLSFASPNQQSLDNRPECSPGVKMEKRLVVYEVVSFACFLFSSLVAKSLKLYLSVHSTEDDLNILNYHVIKPRRGFMSLLSVLASAVGVVFLTLSMVDVVQIKIGKMSCGIGETQAAVISLCTIVALALIIYLPSTVMTIISITFVSK
- the LOC110666163 gene encoding uncharacterized protein LOC110666163 isoform X3; its protein translation is MERGTTNQPLIGRDDSLKKQELENIKQVRLSALDDLVSVNSLFTIAIFLGLSFASPNQQSLDNRPECSPGVKMEKRLVVYEVVSFACFLFSSLVAKSLKLYLSVHSTEDDLNILNYHVIKPRRGFMSLLSVLASAVGVVFLTLSMVDVVQIKIGKMSCGIGETQAAVISLCTIVALALIIYLPSTVMTIISITFVSK
- the LOC110666163 gene encoding uncharacterized protein LOC110666163 isoform X2, which codes for MESEFRGTTNQPLIGRDDSLKKQELENIKQVRLSALDDLVSVNSLFTIAIFLGLSFASPNQQSLDNRPECSPGVKMEKRLVVYEVVSFACFLFSSLVAKSLKLYLSVHSTEDDLNILNYHVIKPRRGFMSLLSVLASAVGVVFLTLSMVDVVQIKIGKMSCGIGETQAAVISLCTIVALALIIYLPSTVMTIISITFVSK